One part of the Apus apus isolate bApuApu2 chromosome 23, bApuApu2.pri.cur, whole genome shotgun sequence genome encodes these proteins:
- the RAB29 gene encoding ras-related protein Rab-7L1, with translation MGPRDRMFKVLVVGDATVGKTSLVQRFANDSFSRHYKSTVGVDFALKVVQWSESETVRLQLWDIAGQERFTSMTRLYYRDASACVIMFDVTNINTFSNSQKWKQDLDSKLLLPDGNPVPCLLLANKCDLSPWAVTREEVDRFSKENGFSGWVETSVKENKNINESMRVLIEKMMASSTGDGSSSAAGTGDYINIKETTPPGWACC, from the exons ATGGGGCCGCGCGATCGCATGTTCaaggtgctggtggtgggggaCGCCACGGTGGGCAAGACCTCGCTGGTCCAGCGCTTCGCCAACGACAGCTTCAGCCGGCACTACAAGTCCACGGTGGGAg TGGATTTTGCTCTGAAGGTGGTCCAGTGGTCGGAATCGGAGACGGTTCgactgcagctctgggacattgCAG ggcaggagcgCTTCACCTCCATGACGCGGCTCTACTACCGGGACGCCTCAGCCTGTGTCATCATGTTCGATGTCACCAACATCAACACCTTCAGCAACAGCCAGAAGTGGAAGCAGGATTTGGACAGcaagctcctgctgcctgatGGGAACCCcgtgccctgcctgctgctggctaACAAG TGTGACCTTTCCCCGTGGGCAGTGACGAGAGAAGAAGTGGATCGgttcagcaaagaaaatggcttttctgGTTGGGTGGAAACGTCTGTCAAGGAAAACAAGAATATTAATGAGTCCATGAG AGTCCTGATTGAAAAGATGATGGCCTCATCCACTGGTGATGGAagttcctctgctgctgggactggggattatattaatataaaagagACAACCCCTCCAGGCTGGGCTTGCTGTTAG